Part of the Rhizobium tropici CIAT 899 genome, TATGGAAACAGTTTGTAACGGTCCCGACTGACGCCAGCGAGGTCGAAGTCGTCGCCCAGCAATGGCAATGGAGTTTCCGGCTGCCGGGGGCGGACGGAAAGCTGGGTCGGGCGGACACGCGCAATGTTGCTCCGGATAATCCGCTCGGCCTGAACAAGAACGATCCCGCCGGAATGGACGATGTTATTGTCGAAGGCGGCGAACTGCACATACCCGCCGGCATGCCGGTGAAGATGCTTCTGCGCTCGATCGACGTCGTGCATGATTTCTACGTGCCGGAATTCCGGGCCAAGATGGATATGATCCCCGGCACGGTCACCTATTATTGGTTCACGCCGACGCGAACGGGAACCTTCGATGTTCTTTGCGCGGAGTTGTGCGGCGTTGGTCACCCGCAGATGCGCGGCACCGTCATCGTCGATACCGAAACAGCCTATCAAGCCTGGCTGCAGCAACAGCCGACTTTCTCGAAATCGTTGGCGTCGGCGCAAAAGTAAGTGCCGTGCGCAGCCGAGGAGGAAGGCTGCATCGCAGGGAACAGGGAGGAAGGAATATGGTCGAGATTGGTTCCGGCACCGAACAGGTCATCCGGCCCGCTGAAGTCGAGGATGTCGAGCTTTATCATCCGAAAAGCTGGTGGACGAGATATGTCTTCAGCCAGGATGCCAAGATCATCGCTATCCAATATTCTCTGACCGCCA contains:
- a CDS encoding cytochrome c oxidase subunit II, translated to MAVVIVLVLLVVGSIAFHLLSPWWWTPIASNWSYIDNTIVITFWITGFVFSAVVLFIAYCVLRFRHRAGNQAAYQPENKRLEWWLAGGTAIGVAAMLTPGLFVWKQFVTVPTDASEVEVVAQQWQWSFRLPGADGKLGRADTRNVAPDNPLGLNKNDPAGMDDVIVEGGELHIPAGMPVKMLLRSIDVVHDFYVPEFRAKMDMIPGTVTYYWFTPTRTGTFDVLCAELCGVGHPQMRGTVIVDTETAYQAWLQQQPTFSKSLASAQK